The DNA window GAGCAGAAAGCGCTCCGCCAGCACCGGCGACGAAAACGACGGCGACTTAAGCTCGAGCTTCCACCCGGCGACGCGCGGGGGGCCGGCGAAGTCGGGGCGGAGGGAAGCGGCGCGCCCCGGGCCGCCGCGATACGTTTCCCACGTCGGCCCGCAGGCCGATATGAAAAACGCCGTTGCGGCGAGAGCGAACGTAAGGTAATTTATTACGCGGCGCACGAGCTGAACTTTACCATCGCCGACGAGTTATGTCAACTTTCGCCCGAGCTTCGGTTACCCAGGATTTCCTGGACGACTTGTACGGCCGGATCGCGCGCCGCTACGACCTGGTCAATTACGTCCAGAGTCTCGGCATGGTGGGCCTAATGCGGCGGGACGCGGCCGCGTTCGTGGGGCGCGGCGCGGTCCTCGACGCCGGGGCCGGCAGCGGCGGCCTGGCCGCGGCCTGCCTCGCCGCCGGCGCGTCGCGCGTGGTGTGCTTGGACCGCAGCCCGGAGATGTTCGCCGTCGCCCGGGCCAAGCTCGCGTCGTACGAACGGGCCGGCCGGGTGCGCTTCGTGCTGGGCGACGTCACGCGGCTGCCTTTTCGGGATGGCGCCTTCGATAACGTCGGCAGCGCCTTCGTCTTCCGGAATATACCGTCGACGGATGCCGCGGTGGGCGAGGTGCGGCGCGTCCTCAAGGCCGGCGGCCGGGTAGCGGTGGCGGACGTCTTCGCGCCGCCGAAGGGTTTGACCGGCGCGTTGTACAAAATTTACCTCAACGTTATGGTCCCGTTGTGGGGACGACTCATCGCCCGCGACGGCCTCGCCTACCGCTACCTGTCGGCGTCCATTCAGAATTGCTTTTCGGCCGAGGAGCTCGCCGGCCGGCTGGCGGCGGCGGGCTTCGCCGACATTCGAGCCCAGGCCAAATTCTTCGGCGTCGCGCACGTCGTGAAAGGGCGCTTACGTTGAACAGGGATATTCGGGCGTTATTGACGGCGGCGTTGGTACTGGCGGGCGCGTGTTCGGCGCCGCGGCCTGCGCCCGAGGAGCCGGCGGCGGTGGCGCCGTACGGCGAGGACGAGTTCGCGGCTCGAGCCGCGGCGCTGCAGAAGACGTGCGAGTTGGCCGCGGTTTACCTGGGGACGGACAACGCCCGGGCCGCGGCGGCGGTGGAGCGGGCGCGCGCCGAAGCCCGCGAGGCCGTGCGGCGGGCGCCGGACGCGTACCGGGGGGTGGTGTTCGCCCGCGCGCTCGAGCGGCTGGACGGCGCCGCGGCGGCCTTCGCCGGCGTGGGCGACTACGCGCCGCCGTTGCCGGACGTGACGTACGAGCGAATTCGCGGGGAGCTTCTGTCGGCCGCGGACGAGCTCCGGCCGTTGGGCGAACCTTATTATTTAAAAGTGGCTCGACGCTACGAGGGGGTGGGACGCCGGCGCGTCTTCTGGGGGCCGCTGCCGCCGACCAAATCGAACCGGCCGGCCGGGCCGCGCGCGGCCGCCCCCTCGCCCGAACCCGCCCCCGAGCCGGCTCCCCCGGCGGAGGCGCCGCCGACCCCCGCGCCCGAGACCCCCGCCCCGGGCGAGTAACCGCCTTACCCCCCTATATTACCCGGTCCCGCCTGAGCGCGATGACCAGCGCGCCGCCGCCCACGACGGTGGCTGCGGCGGTGAGCAACAACCCCAGCCGGACGTCGACGGCGTCCACCGAAGCGCCTATCGCCGGCGCCGTTACGATGAATACGACGCGAGTCATTAAATTCTTTATCGACATCACCGTGGCCCGTTTGTCCGACCAGGTGTGGCGGTTGATGTAGTCGGCGATGACCGGGTGCGAGAAGCCGCGGACGAATTGCGCGAACAGCACGAACAGGAAACCGAACGGCGTCACGAACGCCGCCATCGCGACGAGGGAGGCGCCCAGAAGCACTGGCAGGCAGATGAGCGTGAGCCGTTTGCCGATGGCCCGTTCCACCGCGAACGCGATCTTGCCGGAGAAGGCGGCGAATACGTTGAAGAGAGCGAATATCAGGCCGAAGTAGGGCAGCGGGATACGGCACAACTCGAAATAGGGTTGATACAGCCAGAAGCCCACCGTTCCCAGGCCGTTGATGAGGGCGGCGAGCAGGATGAGCCACCGCACCTCGACGTTTTTATATAGCGCGAACCGGCCTATTTTATATAAAAAATATAACTCGCCGCGCGGATGGCCGCCCTTGCTGCGGGGCGGCTCGCGCAGGAAGAGCGC is part of the bacterium genome and encodes:
- a CDS encoding class I SAM-dependent methyltransferase, coding for MSTFARASVTQDFLDDLYGRIARRYDLVNYVQSLGMVGLMRRDAAAFVGRGAVLDAGAGSGGLAAACLAAGASRVVCLDRSPEMFAVARAKLASYERAGRVRFVLGDVTRLPFRDGAFDNVGSAFVFRNIPSTDAAVGEVRRVLKAGGRVAVADVFAPPKGLTGALYKIYLNVMVPLWGRLIARDGLAYRYLSASIQNCFSAEELAGRLAAAGFADIRAQAKFFGVAHVVKGRLR
- a CDS encoding MFS transporter; this translates as MAYGTLKRNIPLLYAARLCGNLVFFIPVIVIFFQARGLSMTQVMLLQTAFAVAVVALEVPSGFFADRVGRRPSIFLGAGAVTAACVVYGTGYGFGQFLAAELLWAVGASLISGADTAVLYDTLLGLGREEEYQKVEGHASFLALSGAAAAAVVGGFVATAGLRLTFYLTAAALAVAVVVALFLREPPRSKGGHPRGELYFLYKIGRFALYKNVEVRWLILLAALINGLGTVGFWLYQPYFELCRIPLPYFGLIFALFNVFAAFSGKIAFAVERAIGKRLTLICLPVLLGASLVAMAAFVTPFGFLFVLFAQFVRGFSHPVIADYINRHTWSDKRATVMSIKNLMTRVVFIVTAPAIGASVDAVDVRLGLLLTAAATVVGGGALVIALRRDRVI